The following are encoded together in the Serratia odorifera genome:
- the yegQ gene encoding tRNA 5-hydroxyuridine modification protein YegQ: protein MFTPELLSPAGTLKNMRYAFAYGADAVYAGQPRYSLRVRNNEFNHENLALGINEAHALGKKFYVVVNIAPHNAKLKTFLRDLKPVIEMGPDALIMSDPGLIMMVREAFPQMAIHLSVQANAVNWATVKFWQQMGLTRVILSRELSLEEIAEIRSQVPDMELEIFVHGALCMAYSGRCLLSGYINKRDPNQGTCTNACRWQYKAEPGKEDDAGNIVHQHEPIPLQTVEPTLGIGTPTNQLFMLSEAQKPGEYMSAFEDEHGTYIMNSKDLRAIQHVERLTQLGVHSLKIEGRTKSFYYCARTAQVYRRAIDDAAAGKPFDPSLLTTLEGLAHRGYTEGFLRRHTHESQQNYEYGSSVSERQQFVGEFTGVRRDGWAEVDVKNKFSCGDNVELMTPGGNIQFTLENMRNKKDQAIDVAPGNGHIVYLPIPPDIELEYALLIRNLPQGNNPSA, encoded by the coding sequence ATGTTTACACCGGAACTCCTTTCCCCCGCCGGAACGCTGAAAAACATGCGTTACGCCTTTGCCTATGGTGCCGATGCGGTTTATGCCGGCCAGCCGCGTTACAGCCTGCGCGTACGCAACAATGAATTCAATCATGAAAACCTGGCGCTCGGCATCAACGAAGCCCATGCGCTGGGCAAAAAATTCTATGTCGTGGTCAATATTGCGCCGCATAACGCCAAACTGAAGACCTTTTTACGCGATCTGAAACCGGTGATTGAGATGGGCCCGGACGCGCTGATCATGTCGGACCCTGGCCTGATCATGATGGTGCGCGAAGCCTTCCCGCAGATGGCGATCCACCTGTCGGTACAGGCCAACGCGGTCAACTGGGCGACGGTGAAGTTCTGGCAGCAGATGGGGCTGACGCGTGTCATTCTGTCACGCGAACTGTCGCTGGAAGAGATCGCGGAAATCCGCAGCCAGGTGCCGGACATGGAGCTGGAAATCTTCGTCCATGGCGCGCTGTGCATGGCCTACTCCGGCCGCTGTCTGCTGTCTGGCTATATTAACAAGCGTGACCCGAATCAGGGCACCTGCACCAACGCCTGCCGCTGGCAATACAAGGCGGAACCCGGCAAGGAAGACGACGCGGGCAATATTGTTCACCAACATGAACCCATCCCGCTGCAAACCGTCGAGCCGACGCTGGGCATCGGCACGCCGACCAACCAGCTGTTTATGCTGTCCGAAGCGCAGAAACCGGGCGAATATATGAGCGCGTTTGAAGACGAGCACGGCACCTATATCATGAACTCCAAGGATTTGCGCGCCATCCAGCACGTAGAACGTCTGACGCAGCTCGGCGTGCATTCGTTAAAAATCGAAGGTCGCACCAAATCGTTTTACTATTGCGCCCGCACCGCCCAGGTTTATCGCCGGGCGATAGACGACGCCGCCGCCGGCAAACCGTTCGATCCGTCGCTGCTCACTACGCTGGAAGGCTTGGCGCACCGCGGCTATACCGAGGGTTTCCTGCGCCGCCATACCCATGAATCGCAGCAAAACTATGAGTACGGTTCTTCTGTTTCCGAACGCCAGCAGTTTGTCGGGGAATTCACCGGCGTACGCCGCGACGGCTGGGCCGAAGTCGACGTAAAAAACAAATTTTCCTGTGGCGACAACGTTGAATTGATGACGCCGGGTGGCAACATCCAGTTTACACTGGAAAACATGCGCAATAAAAAAGACCAGGCAATAGACGTGGCTCCGGGTAACGGCCACATTGTTTATTTACCGATCCCACCGGATATCGAGCTGGAATATGCGTTGCTGATCCGTAATTTACCCCAGGGAAATAATCCGAGCGCCTGA
- a CDS encoding YegP family protein, with product MATGHYELKKSSNGQYHFTLKASNGEIILSSEMYASKASAENGIASVQTNSPNEAQYETKVSSSDKPYFVLKAKNHQIIGVSQMYSSDASAKSGIQSVIKNGPTTDVRDLSA from the coding sequence ATGGCAACCGGCCACTATGAGTTGAAAAAGTCGTCCAACGGACAGTACCACTTCACCTTGAAAGCCAGTAATGGCGAGATCATTCTTTCCAGCGAAATGTACGCCAGCAAGGCTTCGGCGGAGAACGGTATTGCTTCGGTGCAAACCAATTCCCCCAACGAAGCGCAATACGAAACCAAGGTCAGCAGCAGCGACAAACCGTATTTCGTGCTGAAAGCCAAAAACCATCAGATCATCGGCGTCAGCCAGATGTACAGCTCGGATGCCAGCGCCAAAAGCGGTATCCAGTCGGTGATCAAGAACGGCCCGACAACCGACGTGCGCGATCTGAGCGCCTGA
- the baeR gene encoding two-component system response regulator BaeR, with the protein METQNQPLQIMIVEDEPKLGQLLVDYLQAAGYATRWLTNGSEVVAAVHQQPPALILLDLMLPGSDGLSVCRELRRFTELPIVMVTAKIEEIDRLLGLEIGADDYICKPYSPREVVARVKTILRRCYRPAESQQEDALLHIDEPRFQASYQGQVLDLTPAEFRLLKTLASQPGNVFSREQLLNNLYDDYRVVTDRTIDSHIKNLRRKLEALDGEKAFIRSVYGVGYRWEAEACRLVNPL; encoded by the coding sequence ATGGAAACGCAAAATCAGCCATTGCAGATCATGATTGTTGAAGATGAGCCCAAGCTGGGCCAATTGCTGGTGGACTATCTCCAGGCTGCCGGCTACGCCACCCGCTGGCTAACCAACGGCAGTGAGGTCGTTGCCGCAGTGCATCAGCAGCCGCCGGCGTTGATCCTGCTGGATTTGATGCTGCCGGGCAGCGACGGTCTGTCGGTCTGTCGCGAACTGCGCCGCTTTACCGAACTGCCGATCGTGATGGTCACGGCAAAAATCGAAGAGATCGATCGGCTGCTGGGGCTGGAAATCGGCGCGGATGACTATATTTGCAAGCCCTACAGTCCGCGTGAAGTGGTCGCGCGGGTAAAAACCATACTGCGCCGCTGCTATCGACCAGCGGAATCCCAGCAGGAAGATGCGCTGCTGCACATCGACGAGCCGCGTTTTCAGGCCAGTTATCAAGGCCAGGTGCTGGATCTCACGCCGGCGGAATTTCGCCTGCTGAAAACCCTCGCCAGCCAGCCTGGCAACGTATTTTCACGCGAGCAACTGCTGAACAACCTGTATGACGATTATCGCGTGGTCACCGACCGTACTATCGATAGCCATATCAAGAACCTGCGCCGCAAGCTGGAAGCGCTCGACGGCGAAAAGGCGTTTATCCGTTCGGTATATGGCGTCGGTTACCGTTGGGAGGCGGAAGCGTGCCGGCTGGTCAATCCTCTCTGA
- a CDS encoding mannitol dehydrogenase family protein, producing the protein MNANDLTTSIARPSYDRNRLVARMVHLGFGAFYRAHQAVFADLLASQYGSDWGYCTVNLVGGEQLISDLKRQDLLYSVAEMDSSGWHSQTIGVVRQALHLRLDGVQAVLEAMAHPQVAIVSLTITEKGYCYHPASGQLLADHPAIVYDLTHPSRPQSAPGLLLAALRLRRSRGLPPFTVMSCDNMPENGRVARNVVIQLAQLQDAELASWVERQVAFPSTMVDRIVPAVTPDTLQRIQHLLGGIADPVGVACEPFRQWVIEDRFPQGRPAWEQAGAELVDNVLPYEEMKLRMLNGSHSFLAYLGYLAGYAHISDCMQDPHFVVAARRLMLAEQAPTLQVQGVDLALYADSLLLRYGNGALQHRTAQIAMDGTQKLPQRMLDAIRWHLAHGSCFDCLALGVAGWMRYVGGIDEQGQPFEIQDPRSDEIATRVATSQEGEPRVRALLQMDTVFGRDLPAQPAFVEAVTQAYLTLLTHGAKESVGGLSNR; encoded by the coding sequence ATGAATGCTAACGATTTAACGACGTCAATTGCGCGGCCATCGTACGATCGCAACCGGCTGGTTGCACGCATGGTACATCTTGGCTTTGGCGCTTTTTATCGCGCCCATCAGGCAGTGTTTGCAGATCTGCTGGCCAGCCAATATGGCAGCGATTGGGGATATTGCACGGTCAATCTGGTCGGCGGCGAGCAGCTGATTAGCGATCTCAAGCGGCAAGATTTGCTGTATTCGGTGGCAGAAATGGACAGCAGCGGCTGGCACAGCCAGACCATCGGCGTCGTCAGGCAGGCGCTGCATCTACGGCTCGACGGAGTGCAGGCGGTGTTGGAGGCCATGGCTCACCCCCAGGTCGCCATTGTCTCACTGACCATCACCGAAAAAGGCTATTGCTACCACCCCGCCAGCGGACAACTGCTGGCCGATCACCCGGCGATTGTGTATGACCTGACGCATCCGTCACGGCCACAGTCGGCGCCGGGATTGCTGCTGGCCGCGCTACGCCTGCGCCGCAGTCGCGGCTTGCCGCCGTTCACCGTGATGTCCTGCGACAACATGCCGGAAAACGGCCGCGTGGCGCGTAATGTCGTCATCCAGTTGGCGCAGTTGCAGGACGCCGAGCTGGCAAGCTGGGTTGAACGGCAGGTGGCCTTTCCGTCGACCATGGTCGATCGCATCGTGCCGGCAGTCACGCCCGACACCCTACAGCGTATCCAGCACCTGCTTGGCGGCATTGCCGACCCGGTCGGCGTCGCCTGCGAGCCGTTCCGCCAATGGGTGATCGAAGACCGCTTCCCTCAAGGCCGCCCGGCCTGGGAACAAGCCGGCGCCGAACTGGTGGATAACGTGCTGCCATATGAAGAAATGAAACTGCGCATGCTGAACGGCAGTCACTCCTTCCTGGCCTATCTGGGTTACCTGGCCGGTTATGCGCACATCAGCGACTGTATGCAAGATCCCCATTTCGTCGTTGCCGCGCGCCGGCTGATGCTGGCTGAACAGGCCCCCACGCTGCAGGTGCAGGGCGTGGATCTGGCCCTGTACGCCGACTCATTACTGCTGCGCTACGGCAACGGCGCACTGCAGCATCGCACCGCGCAAATTGCCATGGATGGTACGCAAAAACTGCCGCAACGCATGCTCGATGCCATTCGCTGGCATCTGGCGCACGGCAGTTGCTTTGACTGTCTGGCGCTGGGCGTAGCCGGCTGGATGCGCTATGTCGGCGGGATCGACGAGCAGGGTCAGCCCTTCGAGATTCAGGATCCGCGCAGTGACGAGATTGCCACCCGCGTCGCCACCAGCCAGGAAGGCGAGCCGCGCGTACGGGCATTACTGCAGATGGACACGGTATTTGGCCGGGATTTACCCGCGCAACCGGCCTTTGTCGAGGCCGTCACCCAGGCCTATCTGACCCTGTTGACCCACGGCGCCAAAGAGAGCGTCGGTGGTTTATCAAACCGCTAG
- a CDS encoding Zn-dependent oxidoreductase — protein MHSVVIEQPGELVIQQRALPHPAADEVRVKVKFAGICGSDVHIYHGHNPFARYPRVIGHEFFGVIDAVGSEVSDRRLGERVSIDPVVSCGHCYPCSVGRPNVCTSLQVIGVHRDGGFSDYACAPARNAYPIPDDISDRHAAMVEPFTIAANITAHLQPCEQDVALIYGAGPMGLTVIQTLKGVYNVRQVMVVDRIAERLAMAQENGADWVFDNTQASLAEALAKRGIRPTLIVDAACHPGILPEAIQLASPAARIGIMGFSSDPCTLSQQAITSKELSIFSSRLNSARFPQVIDWMRNRKIDPEKLITHQFAYTQVVDAMNVFEKDQQQCCKVLLQF, from the coding sequence ATGCACAGCGTAGTGATTGAACAACCGGGTGAGCTGGTTATCCAGCAACGCGCCCTGCCTCACCCCGCCGCCGACGAAGTGCGGGTCAAGGTGAAATTCGCCGGGATCTGCGGATCTGACGTACACATTTATCACGGCCACAACCCGTTTGCCCGCTATCCGCGGGTGATCGGCCACGAGTTCTTCGGCGTGATCGACGCCGTCGGCAGCGAGGTCAGCGATAGGCGCCTTGGCGAGCGGGTGTCGATCGATCCGGTGGTGAGCTGCGGTCATTGTTACCCGTGCTCGGTAGGCCGGCCCAACGTCTGTACCAGCCTGCAGGTCATCGGCGTGCATCGCGACGGCGGCTTCAGTGATTACGCCTGCGCTCCGGCGCGCAATGCCTACCCTATTCCCGACGACATCAGCGATCGCCATGCCGCGATGGTCGAACCCTTCACCATCGCCGCCAATATCACCGCTCATCTGCAACCCTGCGAACAGGACGTGGCGCTGATCTACGGTGCCGGGCCAATGGGACTGACGGTGATCCAGACCCTGAAAGGGGTCTATAACGTGCGCCAGGTGATGGTTGTCGATCGCATCGCCGAGCGGCTGGCAATGGCGCAGGAAAACGGTGCGGACTGGGTGTTTGACAATACCCAGGCGTCATTGGCGGAGGCGTTGGCAAAACGGGGTATCCGCCCGACGCTGATTGTCGACGCCGCCTGCCACCCAGGCATACTGCCCGAAGCCATCCAGTTGGCGTCGCCGGCGGCACGCATCGGCATCATGGGGTTTTCCAGCGATCCCTGCACCCTGTCCCAGCAAGCTATTACCAGTAAAGAGCTGTCGATATTTTCATCGCGCCTTAACAGCGCCCGCTTCCCGCAGGTTATTGACTGGATGCGCAACAGAAAAATCGATCCTGAAAAGTTGATTACCCATCAGTTTGCATACACGCAGGTGGTTGATGCCATGAACGTTTTTGAAAAAGACCAGCAGCAGTGCTGCAAAGTCTTGCTGCAGTTCTAG
- the manD gene encoding D-mannonate dehydratase ManD has protein sequence MKIVNAEVFVTCPGRNFVTLKITTDDGITGLGDATLNGRELSVASYLKDHLCPQLIGRDAHQIEDIWQFFYKGAYWRRGPVTMSAISAVDMALWDIKAKAANMPLYQLLGGASRSGVMVYCHTTGHSIDEVLDDYARHQEMGYKAIRVQCGVPGMKTTYGMAKGKGQAYEPATKGVWPEEQLWSTEKYLDFTPKLFEAVRNKFGFDQHLLHDMHHRLTPIEAARFGKSVEPYRLFWMEDPTPAENQECFRLIRQHTVTPIAVGEVFNSIWDCKQLIEEQLIDYIRTTLTHAGGITGMRRIADFASLYQVRTGSHGPSDLSPVCMAAALHFDLWVPNFGVQEYMGYSEQMLEVFPHSWRFDNGYMHPGEKPGIGIEFDERLAAKYPYDPAYLPVARLEDGTLWNW, from the coding sequence ATGAAAATTGTTAATGCAGAGGTATTTGTTACTTGCCCAGGACGGAACTTTGTCACGCTGAAAATCACCACCGACGACGGCATTACCGGCCTGGGTGACGCCACGCTGAACGGCCGGGAGCTGTCGGTCGCCTCATACCTGAAGGATCATCTCTGCCCACAGTTGATCGGCCGCGACGCCCATCAGATCGAGGATATTTGGCAGTTTTTCTACAAAGGCGCTTACTGGCGCCGCGGGCCGGTGACCATGTCGGCAATTTCCGCCGTCGATATGGCGCTGTGGGATATCAAGGCCAAAGCCGCCAATATGCCTCTGTATCAACTGCTGGGCGGCGCTTCACGCAGCGGTGTAATGGTCTATTGCCACACCACCGGCCATTCGATTGACGAAGTGCTGGACGATTACGCCCGACACCAGGAAATGGGCTATAAGGCGATTCGCGTCCAGTGCGGCGTACCGGGCATGAAGACCACCTACGGCATGGCCAAAGGCAAAGGCCAGGCGTATGAACCGGCCACCAAGGGCGTCTGGCCGGAAGAACAGCTGTGGTCGACGGAAAAATACCTCGATTTCACCCCAAAACTGTTTGAAGCGGTGCGCAATAAATTCGGTTTCGACCAGCACCTGCTGCATGACATGCACCACCGATTGACGCCTATCGAAGCAGCGCGCTTCGGCAAAAGCGTCGAGCCATACCGCCTGTTCTGGATGGAAGATCCGACGCCGGCAGAAAACCAGGAATGCTTCCGGCTAATCCGTCAACACACCGTCACGCCGATTGCCGTCGGTGAAGTATTCAATAGCATCTGGGACTGCAAACAGCTGATCGAAGAACAGCTGATCGACTACATCCGCACCACTCTGACACACGCCGGCGGCATCACCGGCATGCGCCGCATTGCCGACTTTGCCTCGCTGTATCAGGTACGCACCGGATCGCACGGCCCGTCCGATCTGTCACCGGTATGCATGGCGGCGGCGCTGCATTTTGATCTGTGGGTGCCGAACTTTGGCGTACAGGAATACATGGGTTATTCCGAGCAAATGCTGGAGGTGTTCCCACACAGCTGGCGCTTCGACAACGGCTATATGCACCCGGGCGAAAAACCAGGTATCGGCATCGAGTTCGACGAAAGACTGGCGGCCAAATATCCGTATGACCCCGCTTACCTGCCGGTGGCGCGTCTGGAAGACGGCACCTTATGGAACTGGTAA
- the yegS gene encoding lipid kinase YegS, which translates to MSQHAPTLLIINGKGAGDELVRAAVHTLREAGEILHVRATWEYGDAARYVAEGVKLGVSNIIAGGGDGTINEVAAALVTLPEQQRPILGILPLGTANDFAMACNIPLVPEQALNLAIKGRAVPIDLAKVNDDRYFINMATGGFGARITTETPEKLKAALGGVSYFIHGLLRMDTLKADRCEIRGPDFSWTGDAMVIGIGNGKQAGGGQQLCPDALINDGLLQLRLLIADELLPALIASLFNGEENKNVIGASLPWVEIDAPHTMTFNLDGEPLKGTHFRIEVLPHALQCRLPPNCQLLG; encoded by the coding sequence ATGAGTCAACACGCGCCAACGCTGCTTATCATCAATGGTAAAGGTGCCGGCGATGAACTGGTGCGCGCTGCCGTTCACACGTTGAGAGAAGCGGGTGAAATCCTGCACGTACGCGCCACCTGGGAATACGGGGACGCCGCGCGTTACGTCGCAGAAGGGGTAAAACTCGGCGTCAGCAACATTATTGCCGGCGGTGGCGACGGCACCATTAACGAAGTTGCCGCCGCACTTGTCACCCTTCCCGAGCAGCAACGTCCGATTCTGGGCATCCTGCCGCTGGGCACCGCCAATGATTTCGCCATGGCGTGCAATATCCCGTTAGTGCCAGAACAGGCGCTGAATCTGGCGATCAAGGGCCGCGCCGTACCGATCGATCTGGCCAAGGTCAACGACGATCGTTACTTTATCAATATGGCTACCGGCGGCTTCGGCGCACGTATCACCACCGAAACACCAGAAAAACTGAAAGCGGCGCTGGGCGGCGTTTCCTATTTCATTCACGGCCTGCTGCGCATGGATACCTTGAAAGCCGACCGCTGCGAAATACGCGGCCCGGATTTCAGCTGGACCGGCGATGCGATGGTGATCGGCATCGGTAACGGCAAACAGGCGGGCGGCGGGCAGCAGCTATGCCCGGATGCGTTGATCAACGACGGTCTGCTGCAGTTACGCCTGCTGATTGCCGATGAGCTGCTGCCGGCGCTGATCGCCAGTCTGTTCAACGGCGAAGAAAACAAAAACGTCATTGGCGCATCGCTGCCGTGGGTGGAAATTGACGCTCCGCATACCATGACCTTCAACCTCGACGGTGAACCGCTGAAAGGCACCCACTTCCGTATCGAAGTACTGCCACACGCGCTGCAATGCCGCCTGCCACCTAACTGTCAATTACTCGGCTAA
- a CDS encoding MFS transporter, whose protein sequence is MNIGQNTAQPKRNTSDLVKAAVSGWLGTALEFMDFQLYSLGAALVFHEIFFPEQSAAMALILAMGTYGAGYIARIVGAFIFGRMGDTIGRKKVLFITITMMGVCTTLIGVLPTYAQIGIFAPLLLVLLRIVQGLGAGAEISGAGTMLAEYAPKGKRGIISSLVAMGTNCGTLSATAIWAFMFFWLSKEELLAWGWRIPFLASVVVMIFAIWLRMNLKESPVFEKVNDSSDEAVANAMPVDNTHSLGAMFTSKSFWLATGLRFGQAGNSGLIQTFLAGYLVQTLLFEKSIPTDALMISSILGFITIPLLGWLSDKFGRRLPYIIVSISAIILAYPTLSLIVDKGNDVSIIMVSIIVIHNVAVLGLFALENITMAEMFGSRNRFTRMAIAKEAGGLVAVGFGPLLAGIFCNMVDSWWPIVVMIVAYSVVGLISALLMPEVKDRDLSLLEDAAEAASSAAVKSAQSY, encoded by the coding sequence ATGAATATAGGACAGAACACGGCCCAACCCAAAAGAAATACCAGCGATCTGGTCAAGGCCGCCGTTTCCGGCTGGCTGGGTACCGCATTGGAATTTATGGATTTTCAGCTCTACTCGCTCGGTGCCGCACTGGTTTTTCATGAGATCTTTTTCCCGGAACAATCCGCCGCCATGGCATTGATTCTCGCCATGGGCACCTATGGCGCCGGCTACATCGCCCGCATCGTCGGCGCGTTTATTTTCGGTCGTATGGGCGACACCATTGGCCGCAAAAAAGTGCTGTTTATCACCATTACCATGATGGGAGTCTGCACCACGCTGATTGGCGTTTTGCCGACCTATGCCCAGATCGGCATCTTTGCGCCGCTGCTGCTGGTATTGCTGCGCATTGTTCAAGGGCTGGGAGCCGGCGCGGAAATATCCGGTGCCGGCACCATGTTGGCCGAATATGCGCCGAAAGGTAAACGCGGCATTATCTCCTCGCTGGTCGCCATGGGCACCAACTGCGGAACCCTGTCTGCCACGGCGATTTGGGCCTTCATGTTCTTCTGGCTCAGCAAGGAAGAGCTACTGGCCTGGGGATGGCGTATCCCGTTCCTGGCCAGCGTAGTAGTAATGATTTTTGCCATCTGGCTGCGTATGAACCTGAAGGAAAGTCCGGTGTTCGAAAAGGTCAACGACAGCAGTGACGAGGCCGTAGCCAATGCCATGCCTGTTGACAACACCCATTCGCTTGGTGCCATGTTCACCAGCAAATCCTTCTGGCTGGCCACCGGACTGCGCTTCGGCCAGGCGGGCAACTCGGGCCTGATCCAGACCTTCCTGGCCGGTTATCTGGTCCAGACCCTGCTGTTTGAGAAGAGCATTCCTACCGATGCGCTGATGATAAGCTCGATACTCGGTTTTATTACCATTCCGCTACTCGGTTGGCTTTCCGACAAATTCGGCCGGCGGCTGCCTTATATCATCGTCAGCATTTCCGCCATTATTCTGGCCTACCCGACCTTGTCGTTGATTGTCGATAAAGGCAATGACGTCAGCATCATCATGGTGTCGATCATCGTGATCCACAACGTTGCGGTATTGGGGCTGTTTGCGCTGGAAAACATCACCATGGCGGAAATGTTCGGCTCACGTAATCGCTTTACCCGCATGGCGATTGCCAAGGAGGCCGGCGGTTTGGTGGCGGTAGGTTTCGGCCCGCTGCTGGCCGGCATTTTCTGCAATATGGTCGACTCGTGGTGGCCGATCGTGGTGATGATCGTTGCCTATTCGGTGGTCGGACTGATTTCGGCTCTGCTGATGCCGGAGGTCAAGGATCGTGATTTAAGCCTGCTTGAAGATGCGGCAGAAGCTGCGTCGAGCGCCGCGGTGAAAAGCGCACAAAGCTATTGA
- a CDS encoding MFS transporter: MTQISHVAVAKGDTAALKRVASASAIGTAAEYYDFFAYGTAAVLFFGQLFFPNADPLISTLAAFATYAVGFLARPLGGIVFGHIGDKVGRKKALVITILIVGLGTFCIGLLPTYETIGIWAPIALIFIRILQGFGVGGEQAGAVLMTAEYSPPPRRGFYASWVQIGAPAGFLLPSGLFALLTACLSAEQMLDWGWRIPFLLSLLLVIVGLFIRLKIDESPIFDQIRQTKAVESRPVVEVVRLYPGLIVKGVCAKLIEACAFAMFTVIVLAYGKANHLNESILLETMIVAVMLEIVAIPLMGRLSDRVGRKPVYIAGALLLAIGIVPFFLAIGMDNFLITQIAMILALTLGHSMCYAPQASFFPELFPTRIRCSGIALIWQIGSLVGSGILGLVAVKILQITGGHYYGLAIYMIVLGVVSAIGLCLMPETAPLRRKEEYQDWHPN, translated from the coding sequence ATGACGCAAATTTCCCACGTCGCCGTTGCAAAAGGCGATACCGCCGCGCTAAAAAGAGTCGCCAGCGCGTCTGCCATCGGTACCGCGGCGGAATACTATGACTTTTTTGCCTACGGCACCGCCGCGGTATTATTTTTCGGCCAGCTGTTTTTCCCGAATGCCGATCCGTTAATCAGCACGCTGGCGGCGTTCGCCACCTATGCCGTCGGCTTTCTGGCTCGCCCACTGGGCGGCATCGTCTTTGGACATATCGGCGATAAGGTGGGTCGTAAAAAGGCGTTGGTGATCACCATTCTGATCGTTGGCCTGGGAACGTTTTGCATCGGCTTGCTGCCCACCTACGAAACCATAGGTATCTGGGCCCCCATTGCACTGATCTTTATCCGTATCTTGCAAGGTTTCGGCGTCGGTGGCGAACAGGCCGGCGCGGTATTGATGACCGCGGAATATTCACCACCGCCACGCCGCGGTTTCTATGCCAGTTGGGTGCAGATCGGCGCGCCAGCCGGCTTTCTGCTGCCGTCCGGTTTGTTTGCGCTGCTGACGGCCTGCCTGTCGGCGGAACAGATGCTGGACTGGGGCTGGCGTATTCCGTTCCTGCTCAGTCTGCTACTGGTTATCGTCGGCCTGTTTATTCGGCTCAAGATCGATGAGTCACCGATATTTGACCAAATCCGCCAGACCAAGGCCGTGGAGTCACGTCCGGTGGTCGAAGTTGTCCGCCTCTATCCTGGCCTGATCGTCAAGGGGGTGTGCGCCAAGCTGATCGAAGCCTGCGCGTTCGCCATGTTCACCGTTATCGTGCTGGCCTATGGCAAAGCCAACCATCTTAACGAAAGCATCTTGCTGGAAACGATGATAGTGGCGGTGATGCTGGAAATCGTGGCAATTCCGCTAATGGGGCGTCTGTCGGATCGGGTCGGACGAAAACCGGTCTACATTGCCGGCGCACTGCTGTTGGCGATCGGCATCGTGCCGTTCTTCCTGGCGATTGGCATGGATAACTTCCTGATAACGCAAATTGCCATGATCCTGGCATTAACCCTTGGCCACAGCATGTGCTATGCCCCACAGGCCAGCTTTTTCCCCGAGCTGTTTCCAACGCGTATCCGCTGTAGTGGCATTGCATTAATCTGGCAGATAGGCTCTCTGGTTGGCAGCGGTATTCTTGGCCTGGTGGCAGTGAAAATTCTGCAAATCACCGGTGGGCACTACTACGGTCTGGCGATTTATATGATTGTGCTGGGCGTGGTTTCGGCCATCGGCCTGTGTCTGATGCCAGAAACCGCGCCGTTACGACGCAAAGAAGAATACCAGGATTGGCACCCCAACTGA